The Rhinolophus sinicus isolate RSC01 linkage group LG09, ASM3656204v1, whole genome shotgun sequence genome includes a window with the following:
- the CCDC71L gene encoding coiled-coil domain-containing protein 71L — MRRSVKRRRPRPPAAPASAARGGGFRAGDRAGLDLQEEKVVYSRSQLSLADSTEALGDAFKLFMPRSTEFMSSDAELWSFLCSLKHQFSPHILRSKDVYGYSSCRALVPDPPGPPAARGQTRRPTPGSAARRRRRGARAAAARRRKPQPPRAPEESCPAKPATPGPCFGGRTLEEIWRAATPTLTTFPTIRVGGDVWGERSLAAARHRARQVLRVNLEPVVKLRRFPVPRA; from the coding sequence ATGCGGCGCAGCGTAAAAAGGCGGCGGCCCCGGCCCCCAGCGGCCCCGGCCTCGGCCGCCCGGGGCGGCGGCTTTAGGGCAGGGGACCGGGCCGGACTGGACTTGCAAGAGGAGAAGGTGGTGTATTCGCGATCGCAACTGTCGCTGGCCGACAGCACCGAAGCGCTGGGCGACGCCTTCAAGCTGTTCATGCCCCGCAGCACGGAGTTCATGAGCTCGGACGCGGAGCTGTGGAGCTTCCTCTGCAGCCTCAAGCACCAGTTCTCCCCGCACATCCTACGCAGCAAGGACGTCTACGGCTACTCCTCCTGCCGGGCCCTAGTCCCCGACCCCCCGGGGCCCCCCGCCGCCCGCGGCCAGACGCGCAGGCCGACCCCAGGCTCGGCGGCCAGGAGGAGGCGCCGCGGAGCCCGGGCAGCCGCCGCTCGCAGGAGGAAGCCACAGCCGCCGCGAGCCCCCGAGGAGAGCTGCCCTGCCAAGCCCGCGACCCCCGGACCCTGCTTTGGGGGCCGCACCCTTGAGGAGATATGGAGAGCGGCCACCCCGACGCTGACCACCTTCCCCACCATCCGCGTTGGCGGCGACGTGTGGGGCGAGCGCAGCTTGGCAGCGGCGCGACACCGGGCGCGCCAAGTCCTGAGAGTGAACCTGGAACCCGTGGTGAAGCTCCGCCGCTTCCCGGTGCCTCGGGCGTGA